The stretch of DNA ACAGAGCGCAATGGCAGGGCGCAATGGCAGAACGCAATGGCAGAACGCAATGGCAGGGATTGGCATACGCGGTCCATGCGGTGTATGCTCCGGGCCGCACAGCGAAAACTATCATGGAGCATGCCGCATGGAACTGACGCACCGACCATTTCTGGAATCTGACCTGCCTGCCGTGTGCGCCTTTCCGCGTGACCCGCAGGAGTTGTACTTTATGTTCCCCAAGGCCGTGTATCCGCTCACGCAGGAGCAGTTGCGGGCTGCGGTGGCCGCCCGCGCGGAGGCCACGGTGGTGCTGGCAGAGGGCGCGGTGGCGGGGTTTGCCAATTTTTATGAATGGGAGATGGGCGGGCGCTGCTCCATGGGGAATGTTATTGTCTCCCCGGCGGTGCGCGGGCGCGGCGTGGCGCGGTATCTGGTATCGCGCATGGCGGAGACGGCGTTTACGCGGTATGACGCCCGTGAGGTGGCGCTGTGCTGCTTCAGCAC from Desulfovibrio psychrotolerans encodes:
- a CDS encoding GNAT family N-acetyltransferase: MELTHRPFLESDLPAVCAFPRDPQELYFMFPKAVYPLTQEQLRAAVAARAEATVVLAEGAVAGFANFYEWEMGGRCSMGNVIVSPAVRGRGVARYLVSRMAETAFTRYDAREVALCCFSTNTPALLLYTRMGFTPYAVEERVNWDGSRIAAVMMRLARQG